In Hahella sp. HNIBRBA332, the genomic window TTGGATAATAGGGGGTCCAATCCTTTAAAGACTCAACGACTATGTAAAGACGAGACATACGGCTTGGGGTTCCTCTGGGAGCATTGGGGGATAAGGAGTTATAGCGCTATTAAATGACGAACGTTCATTTTAGACTTGCGCATCTTTGCTAAGTCTTGCTTAACTTAATTAGCCTGTCCACTACATATTTGACCTTACCCCCAACTATTTCAAAAGCATGAATAAAAGCCAGCCGCAAACTGTAATACGCTCTTTGGCTCCCAACTATCGGGAAGCCCACATGGAAGATCTTGATGAGCTGGTGGAGCTTGAAAAATCATGCTTCACCACGGACCGGCTCAGCCGCAGAAGCTTTCGTCACATGATCAAATCCGAGTCCGCCTCAGTGGTGCTTTGCGAGATGGACGAAAAGTTGTGCGGCTATGCGATTACGTTATTTCATCGCGGCACCAGCCTCGCCCGCCTCTACTCTATCGCCATCGTACCTGAGTCTCGCGGCAAAGGCGTTGCGCGGGCGTTGATGGACATGGCCGAGCAGTCGGCGATCTCGCGTCGCTGTATATTCATGCGTCTGGAAGTGCGTACGGACAACCAGGAAGCGATCGGCTTATACAAGAAGCTGGGGTATCGCCAGTTTGGGGTTTATCACGATTATTACGAAGATCATCGGGACGCCTATCGTTTCCAGAAGCAGATCATTCGTTTTGCTCCGCTCAATCAAACGCTGCAGATTCCCTATTACAGCCAGAGCACGGATTTCACATGCGGCCCGGCGTCGCTGATGATGGCTATGGCGACGCTGAATACGGAATATATCCCCCGCAACTGGGAAGAAATACAGATCTGGCGTGAGGCCACTACCATTTTCATGACCTCAGGACACGGTGGATGCGGCCCTCACGGACTTGCGCTGGCGGCGCATAAACGCGGCTTCAAGGCGGAAATCTATGTCAATTACGAAGGTCCGCTGTTTCTCGAAGGGGTCAGGCGCACGGAGAAAAAAGAAGTATTAAAGCTGGTGCACAAGGATTTCATGCACCAACTCGAAGAAACCGATGTGGTCATTCACAACACGGTGCTGACCCAGGAAATCCTGGATCAGGAAATCAAGCAAGGCAAACTGGCCCTGGTGCTGATCAGCACTTATCACTTCGACCAGAAAAAAGCGCCGCACTGGGTGATGATCAGCGCCATCGACTCGGATTTCGTATATATTCACGACCCGGATGTGGATGAGGAGTCGCACCGGCTCGCCATCGATAACCAATATATCCCCATCGCCCGCGCCCAGTTCGACCGTATGTCCCAGTTTGGGCAGAACCGACTGCGCACTGGCGTAATTATTTCGCAACGCCCCAAACGTACAAGACGAAAAAATGCCTGATATTTCAGAACGCTTCCCCACTTCCCGCGCGCAAGCGAGCCGAATAGACAAACTACTGGTGGATCAGGGCTATTGTCGCTCGCGCAATCAGGCCAGGGAGCTGATCAGTCTCGGGAAAATCATGCTGCAAGTCGGCGCAGGTTGGGAGGCGGTGTCCAAGCCTAGTCAGACGGTGCTCAGCGACGCCAAAATAAAGGTTCTCGATAACGAACTGCAGGAATACGTCTCCCGAGGCGGCCTTAAGCTGGCCGGGGCCATTGCGCAGGTAGGCGCGGATTTTAAGGACAAAACGGTGCTGGACGTAGGCCAATCCACCGGCGGATTTACGGATTGCGCGCTCAAGCAAGGGGCTGCCTTGGTAGTCGGCGTGGAGGTTGGACACGGACAGTTGACGCCATCTTTGAGAGACCATCCTCAGGTCCGGGTGTTTGAAGGGGTCAACGCCAAAGAAATTCCCCTCTCCCTGCTTGAATTGACGACTGATTGCGCTGGCTATGACTTTGCAGTCATGGACCTGAGTTTTATTTCACAAACGCTGGTGTTGAAATCTGTCGCCGCGCTTCTCGCCAATAACGGCTCGTTGATCAGTCTGGTGAAGCCGCAATTTGAAGTCGGCCCGGCGGGCCTGGGCAAAGGCGGTATAGTAAAAGACGCGAGTCTTTATAGCGAAGTGGAAGATAAGATCAAAATGGCTTGTGAGGACGCAGGACTCAGAGTGATGGATTACTTTCCTAGCTCCATCACAGGCGGAGACGGTAATCGAGAGTTCTTCGTCTTCGCCTGCAAAGTGGCGAATTCCTGACGATGGACAGTGCAACCGCGCGCCTGCACCCGACGACGCCGGGACTGCGCGGAGAGAGGATCAATGCAGGGCGCGCTCCATCGGCGCAGAGGGCGCGCCAGCGTCCGCAGTGGCGATAAATCCACAATCGAGACATTCGCGAAGTATATCCTGCTTGGCTTCCAGGGCGTTTCTCAGGAATACTCCCAACTGCTCCTTGGTGACGCCAGCGGACACCCATAAGGTATCGCACATAATCACACGAGGCGCCCCATCATCCGCCAAGTCGGCGAACGTCTTGATATTTGCGTAAGCGCCATTCAAGCGCGGCAATTCAGCAACCAGATTCAACAGAGCGGACGCTCTTAACTCTACTTCGGTAGTAAAAATCAGACATTCCTGCTCCAGAAAAACCCGACTTTCCAACACCCCTTCCTGACTTTGCAGATCGGCGATGTGCACACCCTGGCACTGCCCGCAAAGGTAGTGATCAACTTCCAGGTCTTTTAGCCATTTAAGCAGGCTATCACTATTAATAAACTGAATATGGGGCATGTAAACACTACTCTTACGCTTAACGCGGTGGCCTTCAAAGCCGCGGATTATAAAGTAACCATCCCTATATGAGTAGACCTTAACAGCCTATATCACCCCCTGCCGCCAAATGACGGCGAATGAATCCGGTCAATTTATGATCAATCTCTTTGACGGGATTTGGCGTGACGCGTCGCTTTCATTGATACCACTGCATTAAAGACAGTGATTCGGGGGATCAAACCATGAAACTTATCAAAATGCTGCAAAAACTCAGCGCCAAACCCGCTGAAGAAACTGAATCCAACTATAGCCGTAAAGCAGTCAAAGACGTTGATCCACGGGACCTGACCGGACAATGGGGTATGAGCGCAACCGACGCGCTGCAAGTCAACTTCGTCACCCGTGAGTGTGGTAAACGCTAATCAATCCACCGCGCCTATATCGTTCTTATTCCTTTCTAAACAATATTTAACGGCCCGGGGCGCGTCGCTCCGGGCCGCAGCTATTGACTCCCCCTGCGCCTCTTGCGAAAGTTTTGCTTTCCCCAGTTTCCGATGAAGGATGCCCTATGCCTGCAGTAACCCGGTTCTGCAAACAATCCCGTCTATTATTATTTACTCTTGGTCTTTCCCTGCCATTCACCTCCTACGCCGACTTCGCAGAATGCGTGGCGGGGTTGCAGGAAAAAGCGAAACAGGAAGGGATTTCCGAGAGGGTCGTCAACGAGGCGTTAGGTCAAGTCAAACTCAGTCAACGCGTCATGGAACTGGACAGCAAGCAACCTGAGTTCATAGATACTTTCACCAATTACCTTAACCGCCGCGTTACGGATGAAAGGGTGAACAAGGGCCGCGAGATGCTGGCCAAACATCGCCCCCTGTTTGATCAGGTCGCTAAAGAGACCGGCGTTCCCGCTCAATATCTGGTCGCATTCTGGGGTTTGGAAACCAACTATGGCGGCTACACCGGTAAAATGCCCATTATGGATTCCCTGGCCACCCTCGCCTGCGACCCACGCCGCAGCGCCTATTTCACCGGTGAACTAATGGCGGCGTTAAAGATCGTCGAGAAAGGCGATGTGACCGTGGACAAGATGCTCGGCTCCTGGGCCGGCGCCATGGGCAACTTCCAGTTCATGCCTTCCGTCTATCTCCAGTACGCAACCGACAAAGACGGCGACGGCAAGCGCGACTTGTGGGGCAGCCTGCCTGACGCCGCCACTTCCGCCGGCTTATTCCTGAACGGGTTGGGCTGGCAAAACGGCTTTCGCTGGGGACGCGAGGTCAAGTTGCCAGAAAAATTCACTTATGGCGAGGCGGGACTAAAGCGCAGCAAAACGTTGTCAGAATGGAGCAAGTTAGGCGTCCTGGATGCAGACGGACGTAAAATGCCGGATCTGGACTTGCAAGCGTCGCTGATTATTCCCGCTGGCCACCTTGGTCCCAAGTTCCTGGTTTACGATAACTTCAAAGTCATCATGCGCTGGAACCGTTCTGAATCCTACGCCATTGCGGTGGGTCACTTGGCCGACCGTATCGCCGGCGCAGGACGCTTGCGGCAAACGCCGCCAGATCTGCCGCGTCTGCCTTTGACCGCCGTCGCCGACTTGCAACAGAAGCTCACCGACAAAGGCTTCGATGCGGGCAAGCCTGACGGTATTATGGGACCAGCCACCCGGGACGCCATCCGCGCTTTTCAGGAAAAGCAGGGTATGATCGCCGATGGCTACCCCAACCCGGAAGTCTTGCAGGCGCTGGACATCAAGATTCAATCAGAGTCGTGAGCGCCCGCCCGCCCAATAACCTTGGGCGGGCGTTTATCCGCTGACGCACGAATTAGATATGAAGCGGGGTTAGCTTCCCACGTAACGCCAACTTACTTGGACGTTTCAGGCTGCGCGGCGGCTTCTTCTCTGAACATTTCGTAGTAACCTACTTGCCGCACAAACTCTTCACGGTCAATCGGCTTCAACACTTCATCATTGATCAGCGATGCCGCGGAGTCGCCCAGGCCGGCGAGCTTACGCGGTTTCCTCCAGGGCACAATATAAAGCACCTGAGGCTGCTCCTGATTTCCACGCAAGGTTGCGCCATCCACGGTAATTACTTCTGTCTCCGCCTGCGCTAATGGACTGATGACCCACGCCGCTGCGATGAGACACAGACTGATAAAAACATTCTTAGGCCGGGACTGACGGCTCATACCCCGCCCTCCTGTTACTGTATGCGGCTCTGCAGATCAACAATCCAACGATTGACTTCATCGTCGGGTTGCGCCTGCAGGCTTTGATAAATCTGATATTGCTCCAACGCTTCCTGCAATTTGCCCATGTACAAATCATAGGTAATTCCCAGATTCAACCGGGCAGGCGCGTAGGAGCCGTCAACGGCGATCGCCTTGCGGTAATACTCTTCCGCCTCAGTGAACTTACCCTGGCGGCGAGCCAGATATCCCAACAGGGAGTACCCTTCAGGATTCAGCCCGTTGACGCTGACCGCCTTTTCGAACATCGCCTGCGCCTGATCAGGCGCATCGGTATTCATATAAATGATGCCCATATTGATATAGGGGCCTGAAAGCTGGGGATAGTCTTCACTCACCGCCTGAAATTTTTTCAGCGCGGAACCAAAATTACGAGCCTTTTGCTCACGCAATGCGTCCACATATTGACTGCGCGCGCCCTCAGGGACCTGGGAAACGTCGACGCCGCCTGTGGCCCCGCCGACCGATGATTTCTGGGGCGCGCCGGAGCATGCCGCCAGCAACAGAGTCAATGCCAGACCACCAACGCGAATACTGCTTTTACGACTAAAGAATGTTTTCACTGAACTCTGGGATCTCTTCCGATTTTTGATAGCGTGCGGGGAACAGCTTTTTCAGCGCTTCAAAGCTGTTTTTCACCCACTCATCGTAGGTACCGCTCCAACTCCGCTGTGCGTTCGCCTCATGCAGTTCAATCGCGTTTTCCTCGAAGGGGTACGCCTGCTCCTCCAGCAACAACTGATATTGCTCCAATTCAAGTTCATTGAGATTGCGGGGACGCTCAGAATCCAGCAGGTCGCGGCTGAGCTGAGAATAGATCTCTCCCATGCGATAGGAAGAACGCGTGGTAAATTCCGCTATACGATAGTTTGCTGTTTTCTTGTAGGCGGCCATCGCTCGCTTCATCGCATCCTGCTTGGAGCGCAAAGAGTTTTGCAGCGGCGCGGTCAGCTTGATGCTCTTGAACTGAATGAAGGCGTCATCCGCCAGTACGCTGGAGGACTTCGCCGCCAGATAGCGCATACGGTCAGAGCCTTTCGATCCAGCGGCGTCATATCCCTGCACCACCTTCTGCAGCCAGAAACGTTGTTTGATGGGGTCATTCGCCTTGGCGTACAACTCGCTCAGCGTATAGCCAGCTTCCGCCGCCATATCCGCTGGCTCAGGATAGCTGTTGGCGTAATCCCGGTAGGTGTCGATGGCTTTCTGGATCTGGCCGCTCTTCTCGTACAGTTCCGCCGATAACAGCAACGACTCGCGACGGGTTTCGCCGTCAGGATGACTCTGCGAAATCACCGCCAACTCGCCAGCGGCTGCGTCCCATTGCTCAGTGTTGCGATAGGCCATCGCCAACTTGGCGGGCACGTCTTTCGCCAGTTCATGCTGCGGATAGCGCTGGCGGAAACTCTTCAGAACCGAGATTGCCCTGTCCCATTGCCCCTGCTGCAGCATGTAGGTGGCGGCGTCATAATCTGCATTCGCGCGCACCGACGCAGTGGGAGCCGCCTGCCCAACACGCAAAAACTGATCAATAGCGCCATTGACGTCATTGGCCGCCAGCATTAGTTCGCCCTGCTTGTAAATACTGGCGGCGAGCAGTTCGACAATCTCGCCGCGCCGCCTGTCATTCGCCGGCATGAGCGCCAACACGCGGGTGTAGGATTTTTCCGCCTCCGCGTATTGCTTAAGTTCAAACTGGCTGTGACTGATGATCAACCAGGCGCCCAGCAAGGACGCATTGTCCGGCGGCGGCGTGCGTTGCGTCAGGCGTTGCGCCACATCGATCGCGCGCGGGTAATCCTTCATTGCGAACAGCTTTTCCGCCGCCGAAGCCATGACAGCGCCCGCTCTGGGATCGGACGCATAAGATTGGGCGAAGCGAATCTGGCTTTCAATTTTGCGCAACTCAATCTGCGCGCGCTCGGCTTCAGCAGAGTCTGACGCTAATTCATCAAAAGCGGTTATCGCCGCATACCCCGCCTCGGCGCCTTTGGCGAAGCCCTTGTATTCATACGCCGCTTTTTCGTAGGCGACTATTGCCTCTTCGTATCGCTGCACGGCGAATAGGGTTTCGCCACGCAGGAACACCATTTGAGGCGCTTTCGGATCTTGCGGGAAGGTATCCACAAATTCCTGATAGTATGCGGCCGCACTGGCGTACTCATCGCGCATGGCGGAACGCGCCTGTTGTGCGCTTATTTCCTTGCCGTCCAGCCCTTTCGTCCGACCATTGCGGGCCGTGGCGACATTGCGATCCAGCGTTTGCGCAGCGGCGTGATGATGCGTAGCCAGTTCGTCGATATACACGCGCAGCTTTTCCGCTGTGAAGGCTTTAACCTTTTCGTCTTGCTGTCGCCAATAGAAGTCGCTGGTGACGCCATAGTTCTTCACAAACGCCGCCTTTTCCGGCAACACGGAGCTGCCAAAGCCCGCTACGATGAGCGTTTGAATGACGCGCTCCTGATAATACGGCGACCATTTGCTGAGAGGATGCAGTTCGATAAAGCGTCGATAAACGGACACTGCATCCGTATACCGCTCCTCTTTGACCAGCAGTTCGCCGTATTGCTGATAAATCAGATGCTCATAACTACGCGGACCGACTCTCGCAAACAAGCTTGTAACGGTATCTACGCCATCCAGATAATTGAAAGCGAAGCCCATTACCCGCAGCTGATCCTCCACCAGAGTACGGGACTCTTTCGACAACGCGTCCAAATCGTCCGACTCCGGCATCACCAGATCCAGCACTTTGACAAAGCTATCCAGAGAGGTTTCGTACTCTCCTTGCTTAAACAAGCTCCACCCATGCATGTACAGCGCCTGTTGCTCAAAGCCAGTTTTGGCGCCGCCGCCAATGACAGACTCAAAAGCGCGCTGAGAGGCGTCATAGTCGCCATTAGTGAACAATATCTCGCCGCGCCGGAACTGCGCCTCATAGAAATAAGGAGAACGCGGGAACTCTTTCACCAGGCGATTCAACGCTTTGAAGGAATCATCGCGACGCCCTTCCAGATCATAGGCTTTCGCCAACTGATACAACACCTGGTCGTTTTCCGCCCGATTGGGGTATTTCTTTAACAATCCCTCATAGGCGGAGATAGCAACAGCGAAATAAGCCGCCGAGCCTTCGGAATAGTCCACCACTTCCTGGGTCACAGATGACTCTTCATTGCGGATCATCTGTAAATCCGCCAGTCGGTAAAGAATCTTGGTGCGAGTTTCAGGGTCTTCGACAACGGTCAACAGATCCGTGTAATTAGCGATAACTTCATCAATATTGATGTTCACCGTTTCTTCGCCCTGATCCTCAATGATCGCGGGCTTCAAATCGGCGATGGTCGGCTGATCCGCAGCGCGACGACTTTCCTCGGAACCGGAAAACAGCGAACAGCCGCTCACGACGACCGCAATAGCGGTTAACATCAACGCCCTCATAAGCCGCCTCCGTCTGCGTCGAGAAGCTCATCGGACAAGCGAGTGCGCGCCAGTTTTGCGGAGGTCATGTAGTAGTTGACTTGATCTCTTTGCCGCAATAATTCATCTCTGGCCATGTCGCTGACGGTTGTTTTCGCCCGGGTCAGCGCGCGACGCACCTGATCGTTTAACTCCTGTAAACGGGGCTTGGCGCTATCCACCCTTTGTTCAAGCGTTTCCAATTGCTCTGACTTGGCGATGAGATTGTTGATTCTCACGCTGCGCAGTGAATATTCTTTCAGCGCCGTATCCAGCGCCGCCAGTTCCTGCTTGGCTTCCCAAAGCCGTTCGGGAAACTCTTCACTGATAGTCCAGTTCAGAAAACCTTCCATACGACGCAATTTATCTTCATATTCCGGCACATCTTCAGCCCAGTCAGGATCCTGCCGCATCAACTCAATGGTGCGTCTCGAACGTTCAATAATCGCCTTGTATCCCAATTGGTCTTCCGTCAGAAAATAAGGACCGTCGCCGGCGGCTTCGCCTTCCGCTATGACCTGCGCCAACGCGTCGCGCTCGGCGCGAATGCGATCAGCGTCCAGGGACGTCATTTTTTCACGGGTTTCCCGAATGCGCTCTTCCCGCGCTATTCTTCGGGTATCGATCATCACGTCAAAGCTATCCACCTTGCGTAACCATTCGTTCAAGGTGTTTTGCAGCAAAGTCAGTTCACGCAGCTCTTTGAGCACGCGCTGGAATTCTTCCTGGGCGACCAGGTGAGCCAGACTGTAAGTAGCCGGGCGCACATCCAGACGCCCGTATTCATCTACGCGGATGTTGTCATCGTCCAGGCGGGTGATATGCAGCTCCGGATCGCCGCCGAATTCGAGACTGTCGAACAGGCGATCTTCGTCCAGCTCAGCAATATTGGTTTCCAGCAGACGCAGGCTTTCCTGATATTGGGTGACGGCATTGGCGTATGCATTGAGCGCCTTCACCTTCTGCCCAAGCTGTTCATAGACATAGCCAATGGCGAAGTGAGACTCCTGAATAATGGGGTTGGCGGCTTGCTTGCTGCTCAAGGTTTGCAGTGATTGGATCGCCAGACCGAACTCGCCGGAATTGGAGGACGCCAGGGCGTATCCGAACAGCGCCTGATCCGACCAGGGCCCATTAATGCGCACTTTGCGAAACTCCGTCATGGCGCCGGCGTAATCGTTTTGCTCCATTCTAAGTACGCCGGTAGTCAGGCTGATTCTATCGCTTAACGCGTAAAACTCATTAGAGTCATCCTCGTCCCGCGGCGTCGGCGCGCTAACGCCCGCCAATCGACGCAGCGCCGCATCCAGATCGCCAAACTTCCTTTGGTTCAGAGCGAGGTTGTACTCCAGATAGGCGCGCCAGTAGGAGTCTTTCGGCAACGGCTGTAAAAATTCCTCCGCTGCGGTCAAATCCTCCAGCCCCAATGCAGTTTGCCCCTGAAGGTAAAAATACTCTTCCAGCAGACCCGAGTCGGAGTCCTCCAACAATTCGCGATCAACGCGCTGGAATGAAGACTGGGCGTTCTCCCATTTCCGCATCTGGTAATACACTTTACCAAGGTAAAACCAAGCCTGATTACGGACTTCCGGGGTCACCTTGTCTTCCAGCAGGTTTTCAAAAATACGCTTGGCTTCATCCACCATGCCATAAGAAAGCAGCATCCCCCCTTTCAGCACCTGAGGGTGATCGCCATGGTGGGTGATATTGTTACGCAGCTCACCAATCGACAAATCCGTGAGCGCGCCGTAATAACGCTGCTGATAGAACTCGAACAGCACTTTACCGTACTGCAAATCCAGCGCCCGCTCAGGCTTTTTCTCATCCGCAGCGAAGACGCTTTGCCCCAGGCTCGCCAGGACGAGAAGAGACGGTATTGTTTTTCTAAGTATTCTTTTCATTGCCTCAGTGACTACCGGCTACCAGACACAGTTAAAATTATTCCCATTCGACAACGGTGAATTCAGGTTGGTACTTCTTGGTCGAGTCGGTAATGCGCAACTCCAGCGTTTTGATGTCAGAGCCTTTTTCAAATTTTTGCGTGGCGCCGCGCTTATAGTCGCGACCATTGGGCCCTACTCCAGTGAAAAATGCGGTGATTTCATGTTCGCCGGTCTTCAGGTTGCCAATATGCAAACGCTGCATACCGCCTTTGTACAAGGCCTTGGCTTGACGCTGGGTATAAAGGTGACTAGCCACTGTTTCACCATCTATTTTGACTTCCACCGCATCCAGCTGGAAAAACTCGCCAACGTCGACGGAAAGAAACACTACGAACTGCGTACTGGCGGGAAACAGCAGATCTTCTTCCAGAATGAACAGGTCGCGATTCAGTTCAATGGCTTTCTGTTTAAGCGACTGCACCTGATCCACGATAGGCGTGTCAGGATCAACGGAGGCCATCTCTTCATCGTCAGCCAATTGCATCACATCAGCGGAAGCGGCGTCTTCAGCGTCCTCTTCCGCTCGGGCCATGGCCGACAACAGCAGCACAATCAGGAACAATGCATGGGCCAGGCTGTTTTTGTAATTCATACTTTCAATCCCAATTAAATTGATCGCATCCTGTAATGGATAACCTCACCGCTATCAGTACGAAGCGGTGACGAAAAAGCGAATAACGGTGGCGTCAAATTCGTACAAAGGCTCTTCTCCCGGCGCAAAGCCAGTTCGCGTCACGTCGCGGAAGTCCTCGTACTCAAATTTCATAAAGTCGACGAACAAATTGACGCTGCCTTTTTCAATAAACGAAAAGCCCTTATTGAACTCATAAGTCAAACCAACGCCCACGCTGTCGCCGCTATAAGTGCTCAACTCCTTGTCGCGCCCCATAAAAGTACGAACGTCCTCGCCTTCAAACAGGTCGTCGTAAAACTCTGCTTTGGTCTGCTCGTAATGGCGGAACTTGAACTCGGTGATGAACTGGTCGCCGAACGGGTGCACATAGGCCAGCTCATAGTTATAGCCCTTGATATTCCACGAGTCGGAAAAATACCGGAACTCCCCTTTGATAGCAGCCCGATATGGCAGGTAGTACATGCCTCGCAGCGCCACAGCGTTACTGGTGCGCGTCGTGGGATACTTTTCTATTCTGTACTCATAACCTTTCGGGCTGGTGGCGTCTAAAAAGCGGTATACCCGGTATGGGTTATTCAGATAGCCCTCATCCGTGATCGTCTCGATATCCAGGTTGAGCAGTGCGTTCTTGGTCAACACCTGAGTGACGCCAAGCCGGTAATGCTGGCGATCCACTTCCTCGTTAAGAGAAGGGTCTAACTTACTGCGTACATTATCCCAGCCTTTTGAGTACCCCATGGTCAGGGTAGTCAGGTCGCCGAAAAAGTCCTGACTGATATTGAAGTGAATGGACTCAGCGTCAAAATCGTTTTCCTGGCTGTTGGTATAGGCGAAGCTCATGATGGACTTGTTGTACAGATAGTCCACGCCCAGGCCACCTTCGGTCCGCTCTTCTTCATAGGGAGTCGCCCGCGCCAGTACGTCCACGGATGCGGAGCTGACTGAGTCGACATAATAGTTGGCGCTCAAAGAGAAGCTGGCGTCGAAGTTCTTTCTTACCAGGACGGAAGGACCGTCGATCTCCATGCCCCCGCCTTCATAGCGGTGATACATCGCCTCCGCTTTCTCTTCCGGCAACACGGCGGCGCCAGCGGATAACGCCGTCGCCAAGAAACTGAATATCGCTGCAATGCGGTGTACGTTTTTCATATCAGTTACAGCCGCAGCCTCCGCCAGCGCCGCCTTCGGCTCCACGCGCGCCCTCCCGGGCCTGATAGACGTGATGCATGTATGAACCAGCAATGCCGATACGGCCAAAGCTCATGATCGGGTCGGCGAGGTTATTACGCTCATAAGGCATAACCCAGGGTTCGAGACTGCTACAGCCCCCCAAAAGCATGGGAGCCAGCAGCAGGAATATCCACTTTTTCATTGTTGTTTTACTCGCGAATCAGCGCTTTGACTTCTTTAACGTAATGATCTTCGGTACCTGGCTGATATCCTTTGTGCAGGTAACGCATGTTGCCGTTTCTATCCACGATGACCGTTGTCGGCATCGCCTTCACGTCATACAAGCGGCTGACCTTGTTCTGGTTATCGTAGAGAATCGGGAAAGTGACTTTGGTGTCTTTCAGGAATTCGTTAGCCAGAGAAGAGTCTTCATCCACGTTCACTGCAAAAATCGTGAAGCCGAATTTTTCGTACTTCTTGTAGATGTCTTCCAGTATCGGCATTTCCTGACGGCAGGGGCCGCACCAGGAAGCCCAGAAATTGATCAGCACGACTTGGCCGCGGTATTCCTGTAGACGCAGATTCTTGCCAAGAGAGCTCTTCAGCGTAAAGTCCGCAGCCGCGCCCTTGATCTCCGCAGCGCTTGCGCTGACAGTGAGAATGCTGGCGGAAATCATCAGGCAAAACGCCGCCACACTTTTAAAGAATTTGTTTTTCATAGCTTTGACTCCTCAAACTACTCTTTCTTCGACGCCAACTTCAGCGACTGCGATTAGAAGAAAACGGACAGACCGGTCGTCATTTCCAGGTTATGGGTTTTCTTATCCTCGCCCAGGATATCGGTATCGAAAATGTGGTCCCTCATGCCCAGATGCAGGGACAACCAGTCAGTGCCCAACATTTGGAATCCCCAGCCGAAATTGGCCGTCAGGCGATCATCGCCGGCGAACTGAGTGCTGCCCAATCCCCCCACGACGTAAAAATTGGTGTTGAAGGCGTACTTGCTGCCAAAGAATATTTCCCCCGGAAAAATGTTGTATCCGAGAGAAAGGTTGTAATAGGTCAGGTCTCGTTCGTCATCTTTCAACAACTTGGCGGAACCGCTCAGCTTTTCATAGCTGGTTTCGCTGGTGTCGGTGACGCCGTAATTGGCCTCAACAAACAGATCTTCATTGATATGGTAGGCCAAGCGGGCGCCTATCACGAAGTTAACGCCAAAGTCCTCTACACTCATCAGGCCGGTGTAGACGCCGACTTCAAAGTCCTCTGTATCGATCAGGTCTTCCTGTACGCGACGCGGCGTCACCTCCGGTTCGATCAGCGGCTTAACGGCGGTTTCAGACTCAGCATCCACCTCTTCAGCCATCACCTGCCCCGCCCCGACAGAGGCCATCGCACACGCCAATACCGCACTGGCGACAGGGCGTCGCCCGTCGTTTAGAAAAATACGCTTAATCCAATTTTCCATTCTTCTGCTTCTTCGTTTTCGTCGCGGTCAGTGAAGACCACGTAGTCTTTATATTCCATACGGATAAAATAACGGTTGGTCATGTACCATCTGACTCCAAGCCCGTAATGTACGGCTTCCTCAACCCTGTTGTCTTCATTCACCAGCGTCGCTTTCGGCTTAATGAATGCAGCGCCGGTTCCCAACGTAAAGAAAGGGGAAATCCGCCAATGGGGGAAAGGTT contains:
- a CDS encoding tetratricopeptide repeat protein, with the translated sequence MLTAIAVVVSGCSLFSGSEESRRAADQPTIADLKPAIIEDQGEETVNINIDEVIANYTDLLTVVEDPETRTKILYRLADLQMIRNEESSVTQEVVDYSEGSAAYFAVAISAYEGLLKKYPNRAENDQVLYQLAKAYDLEGRRDDSFKALNRLVKEFPRSPYFYEAQFRRGEILFTNGDYDASQRAFESVIGGGAKTGFEQQALYMHGWSLFKQGEYETSLDSFVKVLDLVMPESDDLDALSKESRTLVEDQLRVMGFAFNYLDGVDTVTSLFARVGPRSYEHLIYQQYGELLVKEERYTDAVSVYRRFIELHPLSKWSPYYQERVIQTLIVAGFGSSVLPEKAAFVKNYGVTSDFYWRQQDEKVKAFTAEKLRVYIDELATHHHAAAQTLDRNVATARNGRTKGLDGKEISAQQARSAMRDEYASAAAYYQEFVDTFPQDPKAPQMVFLRGETLFAVQRYEEAIVAYEKAAYEYKGFAKGAEAGYAAITAFDELASDSAEAERAQIELRKIESQIRFAQSYASDPRAGAVMASAAEKLFAMKDYPRAIDVAQRLTQRTPPPDNASLLGAWLIISHSQFELKQYAEAEKSYTRVLALMPANDRRRGEIVELLAASIYKQGELMLAANDVNGAIDQFLRVGQAAPTASVRANADYDAATYMLQQGQWDRAISVLKSFRQRYPQHELAKDVPAKLAMAYRNTEQWDAAAGELAVISQSHPDGETRRESLLLSAELYEKSGQIQKAIDTYRDYANSYPEPADMAAEAGYTLSELYAKANDPIKQRFWLQKVVQGYDAAGSKGSDRMRYLAAKSSSVLADDAFIQFKSIKLTAPLQNSLRSKQDAMKRAMAAYKKTANYRIAEFTTRSSYRMGEIYSQLSRDLLDSERPRNLNELELEQYQLLLEEQAYPFEENAIELHEANAQRSWSGTYDEWVKNSFEALKKLFPARYQKSEEIPEFSENIL
- a CDS encoding AraC family transcriptional regulator gives rise to the protein MNYKNSLAHALFLIVLLLSAMARAEEDAEDAASADVMQLADDEEMASVDPDTPIVDQVQSLKQKAIELNRDLFILEEDLLFPASTQFVVFLSVDVGEFFQLDAVEVKIDGETVASHLYTQRQAKALYKGGMQRLHIGNLKTGEHEITAFFTGVGPNGRDYKRGATQKFEKGSDIKTLELRITDSTKKYQPEFTVVEWE
- a CDS encoding tetratricopeptide repeat protein produces the protein MKRILRKTIPSLLVLASLGQSVFAADEKKPERALDLQYGKVLFEFYQQRYYGALTDLSIGELRNNITHHGDHPQVLKGGMLLSYGMVDEAKRIFENLLEDKVTPEVRNQAWFYLGKVYYQMRKWENAQSSFQRVDRELLEDSDSGLLEEYFYLQGQTALGLEDLTAAEEFLQPLPKDSYWRAYLEYNLALNQRKFGDLDAALRRLAGVSAPTPRDEDDSNEFYALSDRISLTTGVLRMEQNDYAGAMTEFRKVRINGPWSDQALFGYALASSNSGEFGLAIQSLQTLSSKQAANPIIQESHFAIGYVYEQLGQKVKALNAYANAVTQYQESLRLLETNIAELDEDRLFDSLEFGGDPELHITRLDDDNIRVDEYGRLDVRPATYSLAHLVAQEEFQRVLKELRELTLLQNTLNEWLRKVDSFDVMIDTRRIAREERIRETREKMTSLDADRIRAERDALAQVIAEGEAAGDGPYFLTEDQLGYKAIIERSRRTIELMRQDPDWAEDVPEYEDKLRRMEGFLNWTISEEFPERLWEAKQELAALDTALKEYSLRSVRINNLIAKSEQLETLEQRVDSAKPRLQELNDQVRRALTRAKTTVSDMARDELLRQRDQVNYYMTSAKLARTRLSDELLDADGGGL